In Anthocerotibacter panamensis C109, the sequence TTTGCAGGATCTAGCCCAGCACACTTAAACCAAAAAATAGCCACCCGCAGGTGGCTAGAGCGTATGTTAGGAGCATGGGGGGAACGTTGTTAGCGAGCGCGAAAATCGCTCTGCAAAACCAATTCCAGCGGAGTATCCGGTTCGATGACCACCACATTGGGGGCAGTCAAATTACCGACTAGAGCCCCCGCTGCTGCCGCACCCAGAACTTCTTCGGTAGCGACTACATGGTCTCCGGTGAGCCCGCCCAGGATGGCTCCGGCGGCTCCACCCAGAAGCGCATCCCCAGCAATAGCTCCGGCAGAAGTCTCGCGGGGGTCTTTGGTGTCCTTGAGGATCTCCGAGCGCGCTGCGAGGGCATAGAGTTGACCGTCCAGACGTACGCCTGTAGTCTCAAAGCGGCTTCCCCCGCGCGCAGGCACAAACGTCCCTAGGATCTCGGTCCCAGCGGGGAGGACCACGGCACCTGCGCTGTCGCGTACCGGGCGGTCAAGGACCAAACTGAGGCCCTTGCGCTCCCCTGAAGCAATAAAGAGCGTCTCTTGGCCCCCGATCCGGGCAACCACGCTCGTCCCCGCCTGTAGCGAACTCAAACGGGCATCAAAGCGGCGGCCCCCGTAGCCCACTTCATCGTCATCAGCAACGTTTTGAGCCTGTCCTCCGTTCTGGTAGGCTAGCCCGCGCGCGAGAAAGGCGGCTACCTCGGCACGGGTCGCAGGGCGGTTGGGCTCGATGAGGTTGGGGTTGGGATAGTTGAGCACGACTTGGGCTGCTGTCGCCGCTGCCACCGGACTGAGTGCCCACGGCGGGATAGCCTCCCGGTCCCGGAAACGGTTGAGCACCTGGGCACTAGCTTGGGGTAGATCAGCGCCATGGGCGAGGACCGTCAGTGCTTGGGCGCGCGTCACAGGCTGGTCTGGCCTAAACGAACCATCCGGGAAGCCCGTCACCAAATTCGCGGCACTGACCCGTTGGATCGCCGGGGAGGCCCAATAACTGGAGGCAACATCGTTAAAAGAGCGCCCGGTCCCGCTTGGATTACGAAAAACTTTATCGACTACAGTAGCAAACTGCGCCCGAGTCACCGCCTGGTCGGGCCTGAAGGAGCCATCGGGGAAGCCGCCTAAGAGGTTGCGGTTGGTTAACTCCTGGATATAGCGCTCGGCCCAATGTCCCTGAGTATCCGTGAAGTCTGCTGCCCAGACCGGACGCGTGAGGGTCAAAGCACCCACGAGGACAAGAGCATAAGCTGTCTTTGGAGCTGGCATTGTATTCAATCCTTCACGTCCCGACCATTCTGTTATCGCAAAAAGGAGCAAGTTATCAGTACGGGCTCAGGCGCAGATCCATCTGCGCTTAGGCGTAGGCGGACGTTTGGCGCTTTGGAGGTAGATGTTTTGTAACCTAAAGAACTTTTTTGGAAAAATGTGGTTTAAGATACAGTTCTCTGCCCTGATTAAGTTAAACCTTAATCATCTAGAGTGTGGCGAGGAGTAGGTTGGCAAGTACGTTTGAACCGCCGTTTGCCGCCCTGTTTCGGCAGTTGGAAAGTGGGCTTTTGCCCTCCACTACCGAACACTATGAGCGGGGTAAAACGGTCTTTTTTCCTGGGGACCCTGCTGAGCGCGTGTATTTCTTGATGCGTGGAGCGGTCAAACTCTCTCGGGTCTATGAGCGCGGCGAGGAGATCACCGTTGCCCTGCTGCGGGAGAACAGCGTCTTTGGGGTCTTGTCTTTGATGACAGGGCACCGCTCCGAGCGGTTTTACCATGCTGTAGCCTTCACTCCGGTGGACCTCATTGCCATCCCCATCGACCACATGGAAAAAGCCGTCCGTACCGACCCCGATCTCTCGATTCTGCTCTACCAGGGCTTAGCCGCTCGGGTTTTGCAGACAGAGATGATGATTGAGACCTTGGCGCACCGCGATATGGGCTCCAGATTAGAGAGCTTCCTGCTCGTCTTGTGCCGTGACTTCGGGGTTCCCACAAAGGAAGGGGTAACCATCGATCTCAGACTCTCCCACCAAGCCATTGCCGAAGCCATCGGCTCGACGCGGGTGACGATTACCCGCCTGTTGGGGGACCTCAAAAAGGACAATCTCATCTCGATCTACAAGAAGAAAATCACTGTGCGCGACCCAGTCAAACTGGGCCAGCGCTTCGCTTGAACCAGGAAGCCATGTACACCCTGCCCTTCAACACCGAGCACTACGAGCGTGGAAAGACCATATTCTTCCCTGGCGACCCCGCTGAACGCGTTTATTTCCTGGTCAAGGGGGCCGTCAAGCTCTCTCGAGTCTATGAGCGTGGTGAAGAGATTACCGTCGCCCTCCTGCGCGAAAATAGCGTCTTCGGGGTCCTGTCGCTGATTACCGGCAACCGCTCCGACCGCTTCTATCACGCCGTAGCCTTCACCCCGGTGGAACTCATCGCCGTGCCCATTGACTTTATGGAGCGGACCATCCAAAGCGACCGTGAGCTAGCTACGATCCTCTACCAGGGTTTAGCCGCCCGCGTTTTGCAGACAGAGATGATGATTGAGACCTTGGCGCACCGCGATATGGGCTCCAGATTAGAGAGTTTCCTCCTTATCCTGTGCAAAGACTTCGGCATCCCTAGCAAGAATGGCGTGACCATCGACCTGATGCTCTCCCACCAAGCTGTAGCAGAAGCTATTGGCTCGACGCGAGTGACGATCACCCGCCTGTTGGGGGACCTTAAAAAAGACGATCTCATCTCGATCCACAAAAAGAAAATCACCGTGCGCGACCCAGTCAAACTCGGTCAGCGCTTCGCCTAAAGCCCTAAAAACCGTGAACTGTCCGCGTCATCGTGCTTGTCTTTATTGACGTGGCTCGAAGTCGTCAAGCGTTTGGGAGGATTGGCTGGGGCTGCCAGCGAACGCGCACAAACTTGGTAAAATAGCGAAGTTTCCTATGCCGTCTCCCATGAAAGCAGCCCAGCGCCTTTTGAGTATTCCGCCCTATCTCTTTGCTGAAATTGACCGCAAGCGCGATGAAGCCGTCGCCCGAGGCGTAGATATCATCAATATGGGCATTGGAGACCCGGACAAACCCACCCCGGGTCACATTCTCCAGGCGATGCATCAGGCGGTAGACGACCCCGACACCCACAACTATCCCCCCTACGCGGGTACTAAAGCCTACCGTCAGGCGGCTCTCGCTTGGTTTGAGCGGCGCTTTGGGGTCGGGGGATGGGATGTAGAAAAAGAAATTGTTGCAGCGATTGGCTCAAAAGAAGCGATTCACAATACCTGTCTGGCTTTTGTGAACCCCGCAGAGGTCGTGCTCTACCCAGATCCGGGCTATCCGGTCTACCGCACTTCCACGATCTTTGCCGGGGGGGAGCCCTATGCCATGCCGCTGTTGGCGGAGAATCATTTCCTGCCCGACCTCAAGGCCATCCCTGAAGCGGTCGCCCAACGCGCCAAATTACTCTGGATTGGCTATCCTAACAATCCCACCGGAGCGCTTGCAGACCTAGGGTTTTTTGAAGAACTCGTGCACTTCGCCCGCAAGTATGACATCTTGATCTGCCACGACCACGCCTACTCCGAAATGGCCTATGACGGCTACAAGCCCCCGA encodes:
- a CDS encoding S-layer homology domain-containing protein, with translation MPAPKTAYALVLVGALTLTRPVWAADFTDTQGHWAERYIQELTNRNLLGGFPDGSFRPDQAVTRAQFATVVDKVFRNPSGTGRSFNDVASSYWASPAIQRVSAANLVTGFPDGSFRPDQPVTRAQALTVLAHGADLPQASAQVLNRFRDREAIPPWALSPVAAATAAQVVLNYPNPNLIEPNRPATRAEVAAFLARGLAYQNGGQAQNVADDDEVGYGGRRFDARLSSLQAGTSVVARIGGQETLFIASGERKGLSLVLDRPVRDSAGAVVLPAGTEILGTFVPARGGSRFETTGVRLDGQLYALAARSEILKDTKDPRETSAGAIAGDALLGGAAGAILGGLTGDHVVATEEVLGAAAAGALVGNLTAPNVVVIEPDTPLELVLQSDFRAR
- the ntcA gene encoding global nitrogen regulator NtcA, with the protein product MASTFEPPFAALFRQLESGLLPSTTEHYERGKTVFFPGDPAERVYFLMRGAVKLSRVYERGEEITVALLRENSVFGVLSLMTGHRSERFYHAVAFTPVDLIAIPIDHMEKAVRTDPDLSILLYQGLAARVLQTEMMIETLAHRDMGSRLESFLLVLCRDFGVPTKEGVTIDLRLSHQAIAEAIGSTRVTITRLLGDLKKDNLISIYKKKITVRDPVKLGQRFA
- the ntcA gene encoding global nitrogen regulator NtcA, whose translation is MYTLPFNTEHYERGKTIFFPGDPAERVYFLVKGAVKLSRVYERGEEITVALLRENSVFGVLSLITGNRSDRFYHAVAFTPVELIAVPIDFMERTIQSDRELATILYQGLAARVLQTEMMIETLAHRDMGSRLESFLLILCKDFGIPSKNGVTIDLMLSHQAVAEAIGSTRVTITRLLGDLKKDDLISIHKKKITVRDPVKLGQRFA
- a CDS encoding LL-diaminopimelate aminotransferase; translation: MKAAQRLLSIPPYLFAEIDRKRDEAVARGVDIINMGIGDPDKPTPGHILQAMHQAVDDPDTHNYPPYAGTKAYRQAALAWFERRFGVGGWDVEKEIVAAIGSKEAIHNTCLAFVNPAEVVLYPDPGYPVYRTSTIFAGGEPYAMPLLAENHFLPDLKAIPEAVAQRAKLLWIGYPNNPTGALADLGFFEELVHFARKYDILICHDHAYSEMAYDGYKPPSILEVPGAREVAIEFHSLSKSYNMTGWRIGFVIGAAAGIGPLGRIKSNVDSGAFKAIQAAAMAGFTTTEAQLQQLMGVYQNRRDAIVSGLQSLGWPITAPKATLYVWAAIPVSYATSTDFVTALLEQCGIIVAPGNGYGTCGEGYFRIALTVEDHRIQEAIQRMAAAGIRYL